The following are encoded together in the Trichomycterus rosablanca isolate fTriRos1 chromosome 19, fTriRos1.hap1, whole genome shotgun sequence genome:
- the LOC134333485 gene encoding AP-1 complex subunit sigma-2 isoform X3, with translation MQFMLLFSRQGKLRLQKWYVPLSDKEKKKITRELVQTVLARKPKMCSFLEWRDLKIVYKRYASLYFCCAIEDQDNELITLEIIHRYVELLDKYFGSVCELDIIFNFEKAYFILDEFLLGGEAQETSKKNVLKAIEQADLLQENVDFKIRIFPAST, from the exons ATGCagttcatgctgctcttcagcAGGCAAGGAAAGCTGCGCCTGCAGAAATGGTATGTCCCACTGTCCGAcaaggagaagaagaagatcACGCGGGAGCTGGTACAGACCGTCTTGGCACGAAAACCCAAGATGTGCAGCTTTCTGGAGTGGCGAGATCTGAAGATTGTTTACAAAAG ATATGCCAGTCTGTATTTCTGCTGTGCCATTGAGGACCAGGATAATGAGCTAATCACGCTGGAGATCATTCATCGCTACGTAGAGCTTCTGGATAAGTACTTTGGCAGT GTTTGTGAGCTGGACATCATCTTCAATTTTGAAAAAGCGTACTTTATTCTGGATGAGTTTCTGTTGGGTGGAGAAGCTCAGGAGACATCCAAAAAGAATGTTCTGAAGGCCATTGAACAGGCTGACCTGCTACAGGAG aatgtagattttaagaTCCGAATCTTCCCAG
- the LOC134333485 gene encoding AP-1 complex subunit sigma-2 isoform X1 → MQFMLLFSRQGKLRLQKWYVPLSDKEKKKITRELVQTVLARKPKMCSFLEWRDLKIVYKRYASLYFCCAIEDQDNELITLEIIHRYVELLDKYFGSVCELDIIFNFEKAYFILDEFLLGGEAQETSKKNVLKAIEQADLLQESQTEDWGGLANDEIL, encoded by the exons ATGCagttcatgctgctcttcagcAGGCAAGGAAAGCTGCGCCTGCAGAAATGGTATGTCCCACTGTCCGAcaaggagaagaagaagatcACGCGGGAGCTGGTACAGACCGTCTTGGCACGAAAACCCAAGATGTGCAGCTTTCTGGAGTGGCGAGATCTGAAGATTGTTTACAAAAG ATATGCCAGTCTGTATTTCTGCTGTGCCATTGAGGACCAGGATAATGAGCTAATCACGCTGGAGATCATTCATCGCTACGTAGAGCTTCTGGATAAGTACTTTGGCAGT GTTTGTGAGCTGGACATCATCTTCAATTTTGAAAAAGCGTACTTTATTCTGGATGAGTTTCTGTTGGGTGGAGAAGCTCAGGAGACATCCAAAAAGAATGTTCTGAAGGCCATTGAACAGGCTGACCTGCTACAGGAG
- the LOC134333485 gene encoding AP-1 complex subunit sigma-2 isoform X2: MQFMLLFSRQGKLRLQKWYVPLSDKEKKKITRELVQTVLARKPKMCSFLEWRDLKIVYKRYASLYFCCAIEDQDNELITLEIIHRYVELLDKYFGSVCELDIIFNFEKAYFILDEFLLGGEAQETSKKNVLKAIEQADLLQEESETPRSVLEEIGLT, from the exons ATGCagttcatgctgctcttcagcAGGCAAGGAAAGCTGCGCCTGCAGAAATGGTATGTCCCACTGTCCGAcaaggagaagaagaagatcACGCGGGAGCTGGTACAGACCGTCTTGGCACGAAAACCCAAGATGTGCAGCTTTCTGGAGTGGCGAGATCTGAAGATTGTTTACAAAAG ATATGCCAGTCTGTATTTCTGCTGTGCCATTGAGGACCAGGATAATGAGCTAATCACGCTGGAGATCATTCATCGCTACGTAGAGCTTCTGGATAAGTACTTTGGCAGT GTTTGTGAGCTGGACATCATCTTCAATTTTGAAAAAGCGTACTTTATTCTGGATGAGTTTCTGTTGGGTGGAGAAGCTCAGGAGACATCCAAAAAGAATGTTCTGAAGGCCATTGAACAGGCTGACCTGCTACAGGAG
- the LOC134333485 gene encoding AP-1 complex subunit sigma-2 isoform X4 yields MQFMLLFSRQGKLRLQKWYVPLSDKEKKKITRELVQTVLARKPKMCSFLEWRDLKIVYKRYASLYFCCAIEDQDNELITLEIIHRYVELLDKYFGSVCELDIIFNFEKAYFILDEFLLGGEAQETSKKNVLKAIEQADLLQEPRHEYFNVPVY; encoded by the exons ATGCagttcatgctgctcttcagcAGGCAAGGAAAGCTGCGCCTGCAGAAATGGTATGTCCCACTGTCCGAcaaggagaagaagaagatcACGCGGGAGCTGGTACAGACCGTCTTGGCACGAAAACCCAAGATGTGCAGCTTTCTGGAGTGGCGAGATCTGAAGATTGTTTACAAAAG ATATGCCAGTCTGTATTTCTGCTGTGCCATTGAGGACCAGGATAATGAGCTAATCACGCTGGAGATCATTCATCGCTACGTAGAGCTTCTGGATAAGTACTTTGGCAGT GTTTGTGAGCTGGACATCATCTTCAATTTTGAAAAAGCGTACTTTATTCTGGATGAGTTTCTGTTGGGTGGAGAAGCTCAGGAGACATCCAAAAAGAATGTTCTGAAGGCCATTGAACAGGCTGACCTGCTACAGGAG